Proteins encoded in a region of the Vibrio sp. CB1-14 genome:
- a CDS encoding peptidylprolyl isomerase, producing the protein MLKTAIATLALVATSVFAGPKVAVDTNLGRFVVELNQEKAPVSVENFLKYVDDGSYVNSQFHRVIPGFMAQGGGFAKDFKRLPTYAPIENEASNGLDNDAATIAMARTRDPNSATRQFFINFIDNDFLNYSVTNPGYAVFGKVVEGFDVVQKMGQKPTRSTRGMSDVPLDPIIITKMEKISD; encoded by the coding sequence ATGCTAAAAACGGCTATTGCTACCCTAGCGCTTGTTGCAACGAGCGTATTCGCTGGCCCTAAAGTTGCCGTGGATACCAACTTAGGCCGCTTTGTGGTTGAACTTAATCAAGAAAAAGCGCCGGTAAGCGTTGAGAACTTTCTAAAGTACGTGGATGACGGCAGCTACGTTAACAGCCAGTTCCACCGTGTGATCCCAGGCTTTATGGCACAAGGCGGTGGCTTTGCTAAAGACTTTAAACGTCTACCAACCTATGCGCCTATTGAAAATGAAGCATCAAACGGCTTGGATAACGATGCAGCAACCATTGCAATGGCGCGTACCCGCGATCCAAACTCAGCGACGCGCCAGTTCTTTATCAACTTCATTGACAATGATTTCCTCAACTACAGCGTGACTAACCCTGGCTATGCCGTATTCGGTAAGGTTGTTGAAGGTTTTGACGTAGTACAAAAAATGGGGCAAAAACCAACTCGCAGCACCCGCGGAATGAGCGATGTGCCACTCGATCCCATCATTATCACTAAAATGGAAAAAATCAGCGATTAA
- a CDS encoding AmpG family muropeptide MFS transporter, whose product MNWLDTVKSYWDKRLLWVFMMGCSSGFPWVLIGSNMSGWLKDAGLTRAAIGYFGSVFAVYAINFLWAPLVDRVKLPILHSTLGQRRSWIFLCQSFILVGTLFIAGVNPANNLMFTSMLALCIAISSATQDIAIDAYRIDTFPKSESNKLPQASAMAVIGWWTGYSLPGYLAFVNADSMGWNGVYYGMAGIVVILMLFTLFVSEPKTDREALQAQAEARHNKVVGSRFTSWISVTVVEPFLDFFRRNGVQVAITLLLFVFLFKIGEAFLGRMSITFYKEIGFSNEQIGYYSKLIGWGATIVFTLLGSMVNVRFGIVKGLMIGGIAMSASNLMFAWIAKVGPNETLFLATIIVDNFTTAFSTVAFVSFLTILTGQAFSATQYALLASLGNFGRTTLASFSGEMVDALNDWSLFFIITSLMVIPSLIMLYSLRHYFNDLLEKARHRDESPASKEQENLSQ is encoded by the coding sequence ATGAATTGGCTTGATACGGTCAAAAGTTACTGGGATAAAAGGCTACTTTGGGTCTTTATGATGGGGTGCTCAAGCGGCTTCCCATGGGTTTTGATTGGATCGAATATGTCTGGCTGGCTAAAAGATGCTGGACTCACTCGCGCTGCTATCGGTTACTTTGGTTCTGTGTTTGCGGTTTATGCCATCAACTTTCTTTGGGCACCTTTGGTCGACAGGGTAAAGCTTCCTATTCTGCATAGTACACTTGGTCAGCGCCGCAGCTGGATTTTCCTTTGCCAGAGCTTTATTTTGGTCGGGACACTGTTTATTGCAGGCGTAAACCCAGCGAACAACCTGATGTTTACATCTATGTTGGCACTGTGCATCGCCATTTCATCAGCGACGCAAGACATTGCGATTGATGCTTATCGTATCGATACTTTTCCAAAATCAGAGTCCAATAAACTACCACAAGCTTCTGCAATGGCTGTTATCGGTTGGTGGACGGGTTACTCATTACCTGGCTACTTAGCGTTTGTTAATGCTGACTCTATGGGATGGAATGGCGTTTACTATGGCATGGCAGGCATCGTTGTCATCCTTATGCTGTTTACTCTATTCGTTAGTGAACCTAAAACTGATCGCGAAGCACTGCAAGCACAAGCCGAAGCTCGTCACAACAAAGTGGTCGGCAGTCGCTTTACCAGCTGGATTTCCGTCACGGTCGTAGAGCCATTTTTGGACTTCTTTCGTCGCAATGGCGTTCAAGTTGCGATCACCTTACTGCTGTTCGTGTTCTTGTTTAAGATTGGGGAAGCCTTCTTAGGGCGCATGTCGATTACCTTCTACAAAGAAATTGGCTTTAGTAACGAGCAAATTGGCTACTACTCTAAGCTTATTGGTTGGGGGGCGACCATCGTCTTTACACTACTAGGCAGTATGGTCAACGTTCGCTTTGGCATTGTAAAAGGATTGATGATCGGCGGCATTGCAATGAGTGCCAGTAATCTGATGTTTGCATGGATAGCAAAAGTTGGACCAAACGAAACTTTGTTCTTAGCTACAATCATTGTTGATAACTTCACAACGGCATTTTCGACCGTAGCATTTGTTTCCTTCCTGACCATCCTTACCGGCCAAGCATTTTCTGCTACTCAGTACGCGCTACTCGCGTCTCTGGGTAACTTCGGTAGGACCACATTGGCATCGTTCAGCGGTGAAATGGTAGACGCCCTCAATGACTGGAGCTTGTTCTTTATTATTACATCGCTGATGGTGATCCCTAGCCTTATCATGCTGTATTCACTACGTCATTATTTTAATGACCTACTTGAAAAAGCGAGACATAGAGACGAGAGCCCAGCATCTAAAGAGCAAGAAAACCTGTCTCAGTAG
- a CDS encoding ChrR family anti-sigma-E factor has product MSYHPDKQVLKCYATGEIDSAHGAAVATHLETCSHCRQLVAKYEEEAAEDLVASGTEGAISDSELALVFDTMMNDIMTLDADFSKPKVRTAATVEVNGKSFKVPATLKPFVERMGEWKSYGGKVFTSNIEIDEDCRVSLLYITEGVQVPQHTHKGFESTLVLHGSFSDENGEYHEGDFIREDGDTKHAPQTASGQDCLCLSVLTEPMIFTQGVARVFNRFGKGMYP; this is encoded by the coding sequence ATGAGTTACCACCCAGATAAACAAGTTTTGAAGTGCTACGCGACTGGGGAGATCGATTCCGCTCATGGAGCTGCCGTCGCTACGCATTTAGAAACATGCTCTCACTGCCGTCAATTGGTGGCTAAGTACGAGGAAGAGGCTGCTGAGGATTTGGTCGCCAGCGGTACTGAGGGCGCCATCTCTGATTCTGAGCTCGCTCTAGTGTTCGATACCATGATGAACGACATCATGACGTTAGATGCCGACTTTAGTAAACCGAAGGTTAGGACGGCAGCAACCGTTGAGGTGAATGGCAAGTCGTTTAAGGTGCCTGCAACGCTCAAACCTTTCGTAGAGCGAATGGGAGAGTGGAAGAGTTATGGCGGTAAAGTGTTTACCTCAAACATTGAGATTGACGAAGACTGCAGAGTGAGTTTGTTGTATATCACTGAAGGCGTACAAGTACCTCAACATACGCACAAAGGTTTTGAGTCGACTCTGGTTCTCCATGGCAGTTTCAGTGACGAGAATGGTGAATATCACGAAGGCGATTTCATTCGCGAAGACGGCGACACCAAGCACGCGCCTCAGACAGCATCCGGACAAGATTGTTTGTGTTTGTCAGTTCTGACCGAGCCTATGATTTTCACCCAAGGGGTGGCGAGAGTCTTTAACCGCTTCGGAAAAGGGATGTATCCTTAG
- a CDS encoding RNA polymerase sigma factor, whose protein sequence is MIVESPEALTKQEWAECMEKVKQRDKRAFATVFSYFSPRLKQFTYKHMGNEQVAIEMVQEAMATVWQKAHLFDGSKSSLSTWIYTIARNLCYDMLRKQKGRELHVHADDIWPTDYCPPDFVEHYSPETDRLKEQILNFLEDLPKAQREVVRAVYLEELPHQQVADMFDIPLGTVKSRLRLAVEKLRHSMEAE, encoded by the coding sequence ATGATAGTAGAGAGTCCAGAGGCGCTCACCAAGCAAGAGTGGGCAGAGTGTATGGAGAAGGTAAAACAGCGCGATAAGCGCGCCTTTGCCACTGTGTTCAGTTACTTCTCTCCTCGCCTCAAGCAGTTCACTTACAAGCACATGGGCAACGAGCAAGTAGCGATCGAAATGGTTCAAGAGGCAATGGCTACGGTTTGGCAGAAAGCACACCTTTTTGACGGTAGTAAGAGCTCGCTGTCGACTTGGATTTACACCATCGCACGAAACTTGTGTTACGACATGCTTCGCAAACAGAAGGGTAGAGAGTTGCACGTGCATGCTGACGATATCTGGCCAACAGATTATTGTCCGCCAGATTTTGTTGAGCATTATTCGCCTGAGACTGATCGTTTAAAAGAGCAAATTTTGAATTTTTTGGAGGATTTGCCAAAAGCACAAAGAGAGGTTGTCAGAGCTGTGTACTTAGAGGAGCTTCCTCACCAGCAAGTGGCCGATATGTTCGATATCCCGCTGGGGACTGTTAAGTCCCGTCTCAGATTAGCTGTAGAAAAATTAAGACATTCAATGGAGGCGGAGTAA
- a CDS encoding LON peptidase substrate-binding domain-containing protein, with translation MSQIMLFPLRSVVLPEGKMRLRIFEPRYKRMVTECLKNETGFGVCLISGDSSTIPKNVSEIGTFVSIVDFETLDDGMLGITVSGIKKFRVTDVGAYDDGLRFASVNWLEGWATEELSDENQILGERLQDVYKKFPQIGDLYLHRFFDDAAWVSQRWLEVLPLECNHFEHLVTQPDCSTAVNFLTEAFKSGDIQEETRH, from the coding sequence ATGTCACAGATTATGCTTTTTCCACTGCGCTCAGTGGTTTTGCCAGAAGGAAAAATGAGGCTGAGGATATTTGAGCCTCGCTACAAAAGAATGGTCACCGAATGCCTCAAGAACGAAACAGGCTTTGGTGTCTGTCTTATAAGTGGAGACTCAAGCACCATTCCAAAGAATGTCTCGGAGATCGGGACATTCGTTAGCATTGTCGATTTTGAAACGCTTGACGACGGTATGTTGGGAATTACGGTATCCGGTATCAAGAAGTTTCGGGTGACCGACGTGGGGGCATATGACGACGGCCTTAGATTTGCCTCGGTAAATTGGTTAGAAGGGTGGGCTACAGAAGAGCTCAGCGATGAGAACCAAATTCTCGGAGAACGCTTGCAAGACGTCTATAAGAAATTCCCTCAAATTGGCGACTTATATCTTCATCGTTTTTTTGATGACGCTGCTTGGGTCAGTCAGCGATGGCTTGAAGTCTTGCCGCTGGAGTGCAACCACTTCGAACATTTAGTGACGCAACCTGATTGCAGTACCGCGGTCAATTTTCTCACCGAAGCGTTCAAGTCGGGGGATATTCAAGAGGAAACGCGGCACTGA
- a CDS encoding outer membrane protein OmpK, whose product MRKSLLALGVVAAVAAVPASAEYLYGFGGVYLDHQSWDHGPNAIQDGQDGKGRNQFVLGIEGGAGFTWGELYGFYDRESVEKSSSEQKNSMKGTAHVYLGDSGVSLYGQVYHHDNPNQSETNRVLGLGYTALKGDNWFFKPWVGVHDITSWDSFSPNQRVNGSNGYMAGWTARYGFEAFGQNFSFVNWNEIEFDRNDEYAQNQGGKNGLNGALLFNWHATEHLTAAIQYRYFNNKLGVYGSSGSNQQHYGDAIIYRMQYNF is encoded by the coding sequence ATGCGTAAATCACTTTTAGCTCTTGGCGTTGTTGCAGCAGTTGCTGCAGTGCCAGCATCTGCAGAATATCTATACGGTTTTGGTGGTGTTTACCTTGATCACCAGAGCTGGGATCACGGTCCAAACGCAATCCAAGATGGCCAAGACGGCAAAGGTCGTAACCAATTCGTACTAGGTATCGAAGGTGGTGCAGGTTTCACTTGGGGTGAGCTATATGGTTTCTACGACCGCGAGAGCGTAGAGAAAAGCTCTTCTGAGCAGAAAAACTCGATGAAAGGTACTGCGCACGTTTACCTAGGTGACTCTGGCGTTTCTCTATACGGTCAGGTTTACCACCACGATAACCCTAACCAAAGCGAAACTAACCGCGTTCTTGGTCTTGGTTACACAGCGCTTAAAGGCGATAACTGGTTCTTCAAACCATGGGTTGGTGTTCACGACATCACGTCTTGGGATTCTTTCTCACCAAACCAACGCGTTAACGGTAGCAACGGTTACATGGCTGGTTGGACCGCACGCTACGGCTTCGAAGCATTTGGTCAAAACTTCTCATTCGTTAACTGGAACGAGATCGAGTTCGATCGCAACGACGAATACGCTCAAAACCAAGGCGGTAAAAACGGCCTAAACGGTGCGTTGCTATTCAACTGGCACGCAACTGAGCACCTAACTGCTGCTATTCAATACCGTTACTTCAACAACAAACTTGGTGTTTACGGTTCATCAGGTAGCAACCAGCAACATTACGGTGACGCTATCATCTACCGTATGCAGTACAACTTCTAA
- a CDS encoding 2-dehydropantoate 2-reductase — MNITILGPGAVGSLYAYKLHLAGHSISLWGRTSSSKIEVTLDDGESIAFNNQSLEDLERCDLLVVTVKAWQVKSALLPLLTHLHPDAIILFLHNGMGTVDSLSEQLAHRPVLLGTSTHGALKVNSSTVHHTGIGQTLIGAWNKKGQQCEFVAEVFDHGFSPAQWHSIIQQALWTKLVINCAINPLTAILDCRNGQLANHEYREQLFSIVKEAVTCARFDGVELDAPVLLDTVVNVAKSTAQNYSSMHQDIYNKRQSEIDFINGYVVNIATKHHVDIPNNLSLYQKIKQIEASWSQHD; from the coding sequence GTGAACATTACCATTCTAGGCCCTGGTGCCGTTGGTTCCTTATACGCTTACAAACTTCATCTCGCTGGTCATTCTATTTCTCTTTGGGGACGTACTTCATCTAGCAAAATCGAGGTAACTCTCGATGATGGGGAAAGCATTGCGTTCAACAATCAAAGCCTTGAAGATTTGGAACGATGTGACCTGTTGGTTGTGACTGTAAAAGCGTGGCAAGTGAAAAGCGCGCTACTGCCGCTCCTGACTCATCTTCACCCAGACGCTATCATTCTGTTTTTGCACAATGGAATGGGAACCGTTGATAGCCTATCGGAGCAGCTAGCACATCGGCCTGTGCTGCTGGGTACGAGCACACACGGTGCTCTCAAGGTAAACAGCTCTACCGTCCACCATACAGGTATCGGACAAACACTCATCGGCGCATGGAACAAAAAAGGTCAGCAGTGCGAATTTGTCGCCGAGGTCTTTGATCATGGTTTCTCTCCGGCACAGTGGCACAGCATTATCCAACAAGCGTTATGGACTAAGCTGGTAATCAACTGCGCAATCAACCCGTTGACCGCCATCCTCGACTGTCGCAATGGTCAACTGGCAAACCATGAGTATCGAGAGCAACTATTTAGTATCGTAAAAGAAGCGGTTACTTGCGCAAGGTTCGATGGGGTCGAGTTAGATGCACCGGTTTTACTCGACACCGTAGTGAATGTGGCTAAATCTACGGCACAAAACTACTCGTCTATGCACCAAGACATTTATAATAAAAGGCAAAGTGAAATCGATTTTATCAACGGTTACGTGGTCAATATTGCTACTAAACACCATGTCGATATACCGAATAACTTATCCCTGTATCAAAAAATTAAGCAAATAGAAGCAAGCTGGAGCCAGCATGACTAA
- a CDS encoding DJ-1 family glyoxalase III, producing the protein MTKKVLVPIAPGTEEMEAITIIDIMVRAGFDVTVASADFDGALTMKASRGVTLTADCKLVDIADDEFDVIALPGGVGGSEVFRDSTLLVEMVRQHKYDGKLLAAICAAPALVLQHHQLYPDALMTCHPSFKSHISENRWRDKRVTMDINHNLITSQGPGTALEFAIEIIIALCGKEKAWEVAEPMVTNPTLHYHKMGKYDD; encoded by the coding sequence ATGACTAAAAAGGTACTTGTCCCTATCGCCCCAGGCACGGAAGAAATGGAAGCCATTACCATCATAGATATTATGGTGAGAGCAGGTTTTGACGTCACCGTGGCGAGCGCTGACTTCGATGGCGCATTGACGATGAAAGCCTCCCGTGGGGTAACCTTAACGGCCGATTGTAAATTGGTAGATATTGCAGACGACGAGTTCGACGTTATCGCACTGCCTGGCGGTGTCGGTGGTTCGGAAGTATTCCGTGATAGCACACTATTGGTAGAGATGGTTCGCCAACACAAATACGATGGCAAACTCTTGGCAGCCATTTGCGCAGCGCCTGCTCTTGTGTTACAGCATCATCAGCTATATCCAGATGCCCTAATGACTTGCCACCCAAGTTTTAAGTCTCATATCTCTGAAAATCGTTGGCGCGATAAGCGCGTCACCATGGATATCAACCACAACCTAATCACCAGCCAAGGACCAGGTACTGCGCTTGAATTTGCCATCGAGATCATCATTGCACTCTGCGGTAAAGAAAAAGCATGGGAAGTGGCTGAACCTATGGTTACCAACCCAACTCTGCACTACCACAAGATGGGAAAGTACGATGACTGA
- the csdA gene encoding cysteine desulfurase CsdA → MTDLQAIRDQFPAIDGETVYLDSAATTQKPQAVIDCITNYYRNQNANVHRGTHSLTALATSRFEAARETVARFINASSEKEIIWTRGATEALNLIAQTYARNQLQPGDEILVSEMEHHANIVPWQIVAEQTGAKVVKVPMGQGCQFDLNVFRTLVSSQTKIVAVAQVTNVTGTVLPLNDIIAITRTNSQAIVVVDGAQGVVHQPTDVQALDADFYVFSGHKLYAPAGIGVLYGKLALLEAMPPWHGGGKMVEKVSFEGTTFSELPGKFEAGTPNVAGALALACSIEWLSQYSHTDLEKHICALQKRAYDALNQLDDIQIIGYQPGASVITFVMDGVHHQDLATLLDQQNVAVRAGHHCAHPLMDALGVKGTVRASFAIYNSEQDVDRFIAAVEKAVDML, encoded by the coding sequence ATGACTGATTTGCAAGCAATTCGTGACCAGTTCCCAGCGATTGATGGCGAGACAGTTTATCTAGACAGCGCGGCGACGACACAAAAGCCGCAAGCGGTGATCGATTGCATTACCAACTACTATCGCAATCAAAACGCCAACGTCCATCGTGGTACCCACTCGCTGACTGCACTGGCGACATCGCGTTTTGAAGCGGCACGTGAAACGGTCGCGCGTTTTATTAACGCCAGCAGCGAGAAAGAGATCATCTGGACAAGGGGAGCGACCGAGGCGCTTAACCTCATCGCTCAAACTTACGCTCGTAATCAATTACAGCCAGGTGACGAGATCTTGGTCTCTGAAATGGAGCACCACGCTAACATCGTTCCGTGGCAAATTGTCGCCGAGCAAACCGGTGCCAAAGTGGTCAAGGTACCAATGGGTCAAGGTTGTCAGTTTGACCTCAATGTATTCCGAACATTGGTAAGCAGCCAAACTAAAATCGTCGCCGTGGCTCAAGTCACCAATGTGACTGGAACCGTGCTGCCACTCAACGACATCATCGCCATTACTCGCACCAATAGCCAAGCCATCGTAGTAGTCGATGGCGCGCAAGGCGTGGTACATCAACCGACTGACGTTCAAGCGCTGGATGCCGATTTCTACGTCTTTTCGGGACATAAACTCTATGCACCTGCAGGTATTGGCGTGCTGTATGGAAAACTCGCTCTGCTCGAAGCAATGCCACCCTGGCATGGCGGCGGAAAAATGGTCGAGAAGGTCTCGTTTGAGGGGACAACATTTAGTGAGTTGCCAGGTAAGTTTGAAGCTGGAACACCCAATGTTGCCGGCGCTTTGGCGCTTGCCTGCTCTATTGAATGGCTAAGTCAATACAGCCATACCGATCTTGAAAAGCACATCTGTGCGCTACAAAAACGCGCCTACGACGCCCTTAACCAACTCGATGATATTCAAATCATCGGCTATCAGCCTGGTGCTAGCGTCATCACCTTTGTCATGGATGGCGTGCATCATCAAGATTTGGCCACGCTACTCGACCAGCAAAATGTAGCCGTACGGGCTGGACACCACTGCGCTCATCCGCTTATGGACGCGCTAGGCGTGAAAGGTACCGTGCGAGCCTCGTTCGCAATCTACAACTCTGAGCAAGATGTTGACCGCTTTATTGCGGCGGTAGAAAAAGCCGTTGATATGCTTTAA
- a CDS encoding SufE family protein — MSNSYPFGSEIQAQQIVDTMTQLKGWEDRYRQVIQWGKKLPIMDDADKQEQVLVAGCESSVWLVLEQVDEAWVIKADSDARIVRGLIAIVLAAFNGKTSQQIVEFDLEGYFEQLNLINHLSPSRGNGLKAIVNTIREQAQRTL, encoded by the coding sequence ATGAGTAATAGCTATCCATTTGGCAGTGAAATCCAAGCGCAGCAAATTGTCGATACGATGACTCAGTTGAAAGGCTGGGAAGATCGTTACCGCCAAGTCATTCAGTGGGGTAAGAAATTACCCATCATGGATGACGCTGATAAACAAGAGCAAGTGCTGGTGGCGGGCTGTGAAAGTTCAGTGTGGCTAGTGCTTGAACAGGTTGATGAGGCTTGGGTAATTAAAGCGGATTCTGATGCACGTATCGTTCGTGGTTTGATTGCGATTGTGTTGGCCGCCTTCAATGGCAAAACCTCACAGCAAATCGTTGAGTTCGATCTCGAAGGCTATTTCGAGCAGTTGAACCTCATCAACCACCTTAGCCCTTCACGCGGGAATGGCCTCAAGGCCATCGTGAATACAATTCGCGAACAGGCGCAGCGCACACTCTAA
- the tcdA gene encoding tRNA cyclic N6-threonylcarbamoyladenosine(37) synthase TcdA produces the protein MRELNQLASDSYNQRFGGTRRLYGHSEVDILRAAHVCVVGIGGVGSWAVEALARTGVGELTLIDMDDVCVTNINRQIHAMSGTVGQSKIEVMAERVKLINPECKVNLVDDFITPDNVAEYISKNFDYVLDAIDSIKPKAALLAYCRSNKIKVITTGGAGGQVDPTQIMVADLTKTIQDPLAKKLKDTLRRHHNFTKNPARKFGIDCVFSTEQLKYPQADGSVCGVKSTAEGPKRMDCASGFGAATVVTATFGFVAVSRIVEKILQKYAAK, from the coding sequence ATGCGCGAATTGAACCAACTTGCCTCTGACAGCTACAACCAACGTTTTGGTGGCACACGCCGACTTTATGGTCATAGTGAGGTCGACATTTTACGTGCAGCTCACGTGTGTGTGGTCGGCATTGGTGGTGTGGGATCGTGGGCAGTAGAAGCGCTAGCGAGAACCGGCGTGGGTGAATTAACACTCATAGATATGGATGACGTTTGCGTGACTAACATTAACCGTCAAATCCATGCGATGTCGGGTACCGTAGGTCAAAGTAAAATCGAAGTGATGGCAGAGCGCGTTAAGCTCATTAACCCTGAGTGCAAAGTGAATCTGGTGGATGACTTTATTACTCCAGACAATGTAGCCGAGTACATCAGCAAAAATTTTGATTACGTGCTGGATGCGATTGATAGCATCAAGCCGAAAGCTGCATTACTGGCCTATTGCCGCAGTAACAAAATTAAGGTCATCACGACCGGCGGTGCGGGCGGTCAGGTTGACCCAACGCAAATCATGGTGGCGGATTTGACCAAGACGATTCAAGATCCGCTAGCTAAAAAGCTTAAAGATACCTTGCGTCGTCATCATAACTTCACTAAGAACCCGGCTCGTAAGTTTGGTATCGATTGTGTGTTCTCGACCGAGCAGCTTAAATACCCTCAAGCGGACGGTAGCGTGTGTGGCGTGAAATCCACAGCAGAAGGTCCAAAACGTATGGATTGTGCCAGCGGTTTTGGCGCGGCAACGGTTGTGACTGCGACATTTGGTTTTGTCGCGGTATCGCGCATTGTTGAAAAAATTCTGCAAAAGTACGCAGCGAAGTAA
- a CDS encoding DUF2850 domain-containing protein, which produces MSEGKESGIVSNVDVTLTPRSTIRPNKWLERALILLALVGTASVVGLYNDLYGRVQDHINPKAEVFGVWVEKDVAPYARASFELGDNKVVINNRVVATSFELSATELWFTVGVTEYRYQFLNRNKTEIRQLSPTHYNPTFVLSGKHKKDLR; this is translated from the coding sequence ATGAGTGAAGGCAAAGAGAGTGGTATTGTCAGTAACGTGGATGTCACGTTAACGCCTCGCAGTACGATTAGACCCAATAAATGGTTGGAACGAGCACTAATTTTGTTGGCACTAGTGGGCACAGCCTCTGTGGTTGGCCTATACAACGATTTATATGGCCGAGTTCAAGACCACATTAACCCCAAAGCCGAGGTGTTTGGGGTGTGGGTAGAGAAAGATGTAGCTCCTTATGCGAGAGCGTCGTTTGAGCTTGGTGACAACAAGGTGGTGATCAATAACCGAGTGGTCGCCACCTCTTTTGAACTGTCCGCGACAGAGCTTTGGTTTACCGTTGGGGTGACCGAGTATCGTTATCAATTTCTTAACCGCAACAAGACCGAGATTCGACAGCTTTCACCAACTCATTACAACCCAACGTTTGTTTTGTCAGGAAAACACAAAAAAGACCTGAGATAA